The Bradyrhizobium sp. WSM471 genome includes the window CAGCTTGCGGATCGCGCCCGCATCGCGGCTGCGCAGCACTTCGGTTTCCGGACTTGCCTCGGTCTCCTGCCAGATCGGCGTCTGCTCGGCAGCGCCGGGCGTATCCTCGATCGCGCTGTGCCTGTGTGCGCGCCGTGCATACTCGGCATTGCAGACGTTACGCAGGATCGCGAACAGCCAGGGCTTCATCGCCGGCCCGCGATAGCTGTCGAAATGCTTCAGCGCGCGCAGATAGCACTCCTGCACCGCGTCCTCGGCATCGGAGGCGTCACGCAACAGATAGCGCGCGAGCGTGTAGACGTCGTCGAGATAGGGCAGCGCCGCCTCGCGGAA containing:
- a CDS encoding sigma-70 family RNA polymerase sigma factor, giving the protein MPANDDLQKAQRFREAALPYLDDVYTLARYLLRDASDAEDAVQECYLRALKHFDSYRGPAMKPWLFAILRNVCNAEYARRAHRHSAIEDTPGAAEQTPIWQETEASPETEVLRSRDAGAIRKLIDALAEPFKETFVLREINNLSYREIAEAVGAPVGTVMSRLARARAMLRAAWTADEEQAR